From the Pseudodesulfovibrio alkaliphilus genome, one window contains:
- the hutW gene encoding heme anaerobic degradation radical SAM methyltransferase ChuW/HutW: protein MEKAGTHGRAMPVGHPHEMLATEMAHGMDVSGAGRPGGEKGHGEMFVPGKNLLPHRVEKGDPLRFFAREGEDPLGGAFEGKIAVHPGMGGVPVLPEDKEARLERLVETPCQDRKLAYVHVPFCDTHCLYCSFFQNPYRREAGASYADALIRELGLWKGRPVQEREPVHAVYLGGGTPTALAPEDLGRILGAIQGALPLANDCEFTVEGRAANLTPELIEAALKNGVNRFSLGVQSFDTGIRRAMGRSLDQEELVRRIKLLQSYEQASIVVDLIYGLPGQSMEKWEEDLRIARSLGLDGLDCYQLGVHRGSPLAKAIEAGRVPPAADAPQMGEMFAASVRILETAFYRRLSVNHWGRTPRERNIYNLYTRAGVSCLGFGPGAGGSLHGDMTYNIRDFGRWKDMVEADRKPVGMLLAPVPLAELNKSITESLEQGRLDMPMLEGLCERQGYPGLSRAGELGALTAPLLEQWSRCGLLAPVDSSYLLTVAGQFWYVNLTQLLIEYIDEQREA from the coding sequence ATGGAAAAAGCAGGAACGCACGGGCGGGCGATGCCCGTCGGCCATCCGCACGAAATGCTTGCCACCGAGATGGCCCACGGCATGGATGTGAGCGGGGCGGGGCGGCCCGGCGGCGAGAAGGGCCACGGCGAGATGTTCGTGCCGGGGAAAAATCTCCTCCCGCATCGGGTCGAGAAGGGTGATCCGCTCCGCTTTTTTGCCCGGGAGGGGGAAGACCCCCTGGGCGGGGCGTTTGAAGGCAAGATCGCCGTTCATCCGGGCATGGGTGGTGTGCCCGTCTTGCCGGAAGATAAAGAGGCCCGGCTTGAAAGGCTGGTTGAAACCCCCTGTCAGGATCGGAAGTTGGCGTATGTCCATGTTCCGTTTTGTGATACGCACTGCCTGTATTGCAGCTTCTTTCAAAACCCCTACCGCCGCGAGGCGGGTGCCTCCTATGCGGACGCCCTGATCCGAGAGCTCGGGCTGTGGAAGGGTCGTCCGGTTCAGGAGAGGGAGCCTGTACATGCCGTCTATCTCGGGGGCGGAACCCCCACGGCGCTCGCTCCCGAGGATCTTGGCCGAATTCTTGGCGCGATACAGGGTGCTCTGCCTCTTGCCAACGACTGCGAATTCACTGTGGAGGGTCGGGCGGCAAACCTGACCCCTGAGCTCATTGAGGCTGCTTTGAAAAACGGCGTCAACCGCTTTTCCCTCGGGGTGCAGAGCTTTGATACGGGTATTCGGCGGGCCATGGGTCGCAGCCTGGACCAGGAGGAGCTTGTCCGGCGAATCAAGCTCTTGCAGTCCTATGAACAAGCCAGCATCGTGGTGGATCTGATCTACGGACTTCCCGGGCAATCCATGGAAAAATGGGAGGAGGATCTGCGCATTGCGCGATCCCTCGGCCTGGACGGGCTGGACTGCTACCAATTGGGAGTGCATCGCGGCTCTCCCCTGGCCAAGGCCATAGAGGCCGGTCGGGTGCCGCCAGCCGCCGACGCTCCGCAGATGGGGGAAATGTTCGCAGCCTCGGTCCGCATCCTCGAAACCGCCTTCTATCGCCGGTTGTCCGTCAACCATTGGGGTCGCACTCCACGAGAGCGCAATATTTACAACCTCTATACCCGGGCGGGCGTTTCCTGCCTCGGCTTTGGCCCTGGAGCCGGAGGCAGTCTGCACGGCGACATGACATACAACATCAGGGACTTCGGCCGGTGGAAGGATATGGTCGAGGCCGACCGCAAACCTGTCGGCATGTTGCTCGCCCCGGTGCCCCTGGCCGAGTTGAACAAGTCCATCACCGAAAGCCTGGAGCAGGGGCGCCTGGATATGCCCATGCTGGAAGGACTTTGTGAGCGGCAGGGCTATCCTGGACTCTCGCGGGCAGGCGAACTGGGCGCATTGACCGCCCCGCTCCTTGAGCAGTGGTCCCGGTGCGGGCTCCTCGCCCCTGTGGATTCATCGTATCTGCTCACCGTTGCCGGGCAATTCTGGTATGTCAATCTGACCCAGCTTCTCATCGAGTACATCGACGAACAGCGTGAAGCCTAG
- a CDS encoding metal-dependent transcriptional regulator: MPRTTALEKAADRCVKQGALMTSQHKEEQQLSPVQENYLEAIFRIETRDGAARASTIAEAVQVSRSTVTGALKTLNAMGYVEYSPYSLIYLTDKGKDVGRRIAHRHFVFLAFLEKVLYLDPEEADKTACALEHVVSDDIVKRLGEFVLFLKSCPEFWTDWLKVYKRNNLLEKSHTSATIAEVLGTKPGQQRDAAPQDD; the protein is encoded by the coding sequence ATGCCCAGAACAACAGCCCTCGAAAAGGCGGCCGACAGATGCGTCAAGCAAGGAGCCCTCATGACCTCGCAGCACAAAGAAGAGCAGCAACTCAGCCCGGTTCAGGAGAACTATCTTGAAGCCATCTTCCGCATCGAGACGCGTGACGGCGCAGCTCGGGCCAGCACTATCGCCGAGGCGGTCCAGGTTTCCCGCTCCACTGTCACCGGGGCGCTCAAAACCCTCAACGCCATGGGATACGTCGAGTATTCGCCCTACAGCCTGATCTATCTGACAGACAAGGGGAAGGATGTGGGGAGAAGGATTGCCCACAGACACTTCGTTTTTTTGGCTTTTTTAGAAAAAGTCCTCTACCTGGACCCAGAGGAGGCAGACAAGACAGCCTGCGCCCTGGAGCATGTCGTCTCAGACGACATTGTCAAGCGACTCGGAGAGTTCGTTCTCTTCCTCAAGAGCTGTCCTGAGTTTTGGACGGATTGGCTGAAAGTCTACAAACGGAACAATCTGCTTGAAAAAAGCCACACCAGCGCCACCATCGCAGAGGTTCTTGGGACAAAGCCAGGCCAGCAGAGAGACGCCGCCCCGCAAGACGACTGA
- a CDS encoding TetR/AcrR family transcriptional regulator codes for MSESRKSGRGPGRPANPAKRIKRRKAILAQAVRHFANDGFDRTDIETIAKAAGCSKGTVYNHFACKQALFRESVDYVMDGLIKSVDSSTTDNDTVSSLGLAIRAFLRYFNENPEYIELLIQERAVFKDRNSPSYHEYVGRHRQEHLGKFIQLMDQGVFRKRPVERLFDMIGDMLYGTIFTNYFAKRTICLEEQAKEITDLLLNGLLTPEAKVP; via the coding sequence ATGAGCGAGTCGCGCAAATCAGGCCGGGGCCCCGGACGACCGGCCAACCCGGCAAAAAGAATCAAACGACGCAAGGCCATCCTTGCCCAGGCCGTGCGCCATTTTGCAAACGATGGATTCGACCGCACCGACATCGAGACCATCGCAAAGGCGGCGGGCTGCTCCAAGGGGACGGTCTACAATCATTTCGCCTGCAAGCAGGCGTTGTTTCGCGAATCCGTGGACTATGTCATGGACGGCCTGATCAAAAGCGTCGACAGCTCCACCACGGACAACGACACCGTGTCCTCCCTCGGCCTGGCCATCCGGGCCTTCCTCCGCTACTTCAACGAGAACCCGGAGTACATCGAGCTGCTCATTCAGGAGCGGGCCGTGTTCAAGGACCGCAACAGCCCCTCGTACCACGAGTACGTCGGCCGCCACCGCCAGGAGCATCTGGGCAAATTCATCCAGCTCATGGACCAGGGGGTGTTCCGAAAACGCCCGGTGGAGCGACTCTTCGACATGATCGGAGACATGCTCTACGGCACCATCTTCACCAATTATTTCGCAAAAAGGACCATCTGCCTCGAAGAGCAGGCCAAGGAAATAACGGACCTGTTGCTCAACGGACTGCTCACGCCCGAAGCCAAGGTTCCCTGA
- a CDS encoding efflux RND transporter periplasmic adaptor subunit, with product MIKSKRFKTVGLFQNARSIRRAIMLVILAGAVAAGLTYLQGADSPPAGMQARGPQHALAVSMITVTPRNVPLRPLFLGQTEASQTVEIRARVSGFLESKHFEEGGEVSAGQMLFRIDPRSFEASLDLARAQLASARAEFARARSKVTRYTKLLQSNASTQDELEQWQTEEQVAQANILMANARIVNSELDLGYTEITSPMDGRIGMALKDVGSYVDGSTGGLLAVVEKTDPIYVRYTVSEQDILLARRLALSGKTSQPQQSQMRLALTLADGTSYPYEGRITYTDPQIDPATSSSVMRGTFPNPDGQLRPGQFVHVRIDGIDRLNAMLVPKTAVIQNPAGAFVYVVGEGSTAELRKVALGDWHEDQWVIEEGLEPGETVITDHLMQLAPGLPVQSSTSAQAGPGEAPTGSEG from the coding sequence GTGATCAAATCAAAACGATTCAAGACCGTCGGGCTTTTTCAAAACGCCCGGAGCATTCGGCGGGCGATCATGCTCGTCATCCTGGCCGGGGCCGTGGCCGCCGGTCTGACCTATCTGCAAGGGGCGGATTCTCCCCCCGCAGGCATGCAGGCCAGGGGGCCGCAGCACGCCCTGGCCGTGTCCATGATCACCGTGACCCCGCGCAACGTGCCGTTGCGGCCGCTTTTTCTCGGCCAGACAGAGGCATCGCAGACCGTGGAGATCCGCGCCAGGGTCAGCGGCTTCCTTGAGAGCAAACATTTCGAGGAGGGCGGCGAGGTCAGCGCCGGGCAGATGCTCTTCCGCATCGACCCGCGCTCCTTCGAGGCCAGCCTGGACCTGGCCCGCGCCCAGTTGGCCAGCGCGCGAGCCGAGTTCGCCCGGGCCAGGAGCAAAGTCACCCGCTACACCAAGCTTCTTCAGAGCAACGCATCCACCCAGGACGAGCTGGAGCAATGGCAGACCGAGGAGCAGGTGGCTCAGGCCAACATTCTCATGGCCAATGCCCGCATCGTCAACTCCGAGCTGGACCTCGGCTACACTGAGATCACTTCGCCCATGGACGGCCGCATCGGCATGGCGCTGAAGGATGTGGGCAGCTACGTGGACGGCTCCACCGGAGGCCTGTTGGCCGTGGTCGAGAAAACCGACCCCATCTATGTGCGCTACACGGTCAGCGAGCAGGACATCCTCCTGGCCCGGCGACTGGCCCTGAGCGGCAAGACCTCCCAGCCCCAGCAAAGCCAGATGCGGCTCGCCCTGACCCTGGCCGACGGCACCTCCTATCCCTATGAGGGCCGCATCACCTATACCGATCCCCAGATCGACCCGGCCACCAGCTCATCGGTCATGCGCGGCACCTTCCCCAACCCGGACGGCCAGTTGCGGCCCGGCCAGTTCGTCCATGTCCGCATCGACGGCATTGATCGGCTCAACGCCATGCTCGTCCCCAAAACCGCCGTGATCCAGAACCCTGCCGGAGCCTTTGTCTACGTGGTCGGCGAGGGCAGCACGGCCGAACTGCGCAAGGTCGCGCTTGGCGACTGGCACGAGGACCAGTGGGTCATCGAGGAGGGGCTTGAGCCCGGCGAAACGGTCATCACCGACCATCTGATGCAACTTGCGCCGGGGTTGCCCGTGCAGTCCTCGACTTCCGCCCAAGCCGGGCCGGGCGAGGCGCCGACAGGAAGTGAGGGCTAG
- a CDS encoding efflux RND transporter permease subunit, with product MFSRFFIDRPVFAFVVSILIMLGGTVAIFVLPVDQYPQITPPTIQIDASYPGADAKTAAESVAAPIEQQLSGIKNLLYFSSLCSNNGAVKVVCTFEIGTDQDLAAVEVQNRLSIAEPRLPTEVTRQGVTVTKSSTSMLTVLSLESDGRYDDVYLSNYATINLLDMLKRVPGVGDVAVFGTKDYSMRIWVNPDQLAARGLTVTEVAAAIREQNAVFPAGTIGQRPTAGEVELTVPVLTRGRLHEVADYENIILVANSDGSTLRLKDVARVELGAQSYDLFGRVNGKPTTLMPVYLQVGANALDTMEGVTAAMEAAARSFPEGVSYRMPHDTTLFIRDSMAEVVHTLFEAVLLVLVVVYIFLQSWRATLIPLLAVPVAIIGTFGGMLALGFSINTLTMFGLVLAIGIVVDDAIIVVENVERIMHQEGLGPREATIKAMEQVTGPVIAIVLVLAAVFVPVAFLGGLTGQLYRQFAVTIAVSVGISGLVALTLSPALCRLILRPGHGNKARFFQRFDDFFDRMTTGYAEGVRRAIRRIPVSLAIFGLLCLIALGLQRHVPSGFLPDEDQGYVLVSVMLPDGSSLDRTDVTLRQVEDHLLNDPAVQNTVLLGGLDFLSGGITSTSGSTMFVKLKPFEERKGPGMSSQEVALRTMMRFGADPVARVLAFNPPAIQGLGTQAGFQLELQSRGGGSVEDLVATAQKFVADANANPDLTGVRGTLRVTQPQLYVELNRDKTKMMGVPVSSVFDAMQAYLSSLYINDFNKYGRIWRVQLQAESEFRDSPSDIGRIFVRNAGGGMVPLSGVTEVSFRAGPNAVSHFNGFPSVQITGVPAPGVSSGQAMDEIVKLGEETLPVGYGFEWSGASYQEVKTGSQAPKVLAFGILVVFLVLAAQYEMWSLPIAVLGVLPIAILGALMAVWSRGLVQDIYFQVGLLTLVGLSAKNAILIVEFCVASYRSGMGLVESAVEAARLRFRPIVMTSLAFILGVVPLAISSGAGSAARHSIGTGVIGGMVAASAIAIFFVPLFFVIIQRCSDFMRKKSPLIVPSPDGYDDEDVNGETPEPTPGRHTAG from the coding sequence ATGTTCTCGCGTTTCTTCATCGACCGTCCGGTCTTCGCCTTCGTGGTCTCCATCCTGATCATGCTTGGGGGCACGGTAGCCATCTTCGTCCTGCCCGTGGACCAGTATCCGCAGATCACGCCCCCCACCATCCAGATCGATGCCAGCTACCCCGGCGCAGACGCCAAGACCGCTGCCGAATCCGTGGCCGCTCCCATCGAGCAGCAACTCAGCGGCATCAAGAACCTGCTCTACTTCAGCTCCCTGTGCTCCAACAACGGAGCGGTCAAGGTGGTCTGCACCTTTGAGATCGGCACGGACCAGGACCTGGCCGCCGTGGAGGTGCAAAACCGCCTCTCCATCGCCGAGCCAAGGCTGCCCACAGAAGTGACCCGCCAGGGAGTGACCGTGACCAAGTCCTCCACCAGCATGCTCACCGTGCTTTCGCTGGAGTCCGACGGCCGCTACGACGACGTGTACCTCAGCAACTACGCCACCATCAACCTGCTCGACATGCTCAAGCGGGTTCCTGGCGTTGGCGACGTGGCCGTGTTCGGGACCAAGGACTATTCCATGCGTATCTGGGTCAACCCCGACCAGCTGGCCGCCCGTGGGCTGACCGTGACCGAGGTGGCAGCGGCCATTCGCGAACAGAACGCGGTGTTCCCGGCAGGCACCATCGGCCAGCGGCCCACGGCGGGCGAAGTGGAGCTGACCGTGCCGGTGCTCACACGGGGCCGTCTGCATGAAGTGGCCGACTACGAGAACATCATCCTGGTGGCCAACAGCGACGGCTCCACCCTGCGGCTCAAGGATGTGGCGCGGGTCGAACTGGGCGCACAGAGCTACGACCTGTTCGGCCGGGTCAACGGCAAGCCCACCACCCTCATGCCCGTCTATCTCCAGGTGGGGGCCAACGCCCTGGACACCATGGAGGGCGTGACCGCAGCCATGGAGGCGGCGGCACGCAGTTTCCCCGAAGGGGTCTCCTACAGGATGCCCCACGACACCACCCTCTTCATCCGCGACTCCATGGCCGAGGTGGTCCACACGCTGTTTGAGGCGGTGCTGCTGGTGCTGGTGGTGGTCTACATCTTCCTGCAATCGTGGCGGGCCACGCTCATACCGCTGCTGGCCGTGCCCGTGGCCATCATCGGCACCTTTGGCGGCATGCTCGCGCTGGGCTTCTCCATAAACACCCTGACCATGTTCGGCCTGGTGCTGGCCATCGGCATCGTGGTGGACGACGCAATCATCGTGGTGGAGAACGTGGAGCGCATCATGCACCAGGAGGGGCTGGGACCACGCGAGGCCACCATCAAGGCCATGGAGCAGGTCACAGGGCCGGTCATCGCCATTGTTCTGGTACTCGCGGCGGTCTTCGTGCCCGTGGCCTTCCTGGGCGGGCTGACCGGCCAGCTCTACCGGCAGTTCGCGGTGACCATCGCCGTGTCCGTAGGCATCTCCGGACTGGTGGCCCTGACCCTGAGCCCGGCCCTGTGCCGCCTGATCCTCAGACCGGGACACGGCAACAAGGCCCGGTTCTTTCAGCGGTTCGACGACTTCTTCGACCGGATGACCACAGGCTATGCCGAGGGAGTGCGCCGGGCCATCCGCCGCATTCCGGTTTCGCTGGCCATTTTCGGCCTGCTCTGCCTGATCGCCCTGGGCCTCCAGCGCCATGTGCCTTCCGGCTTCCTGCCCGACGAGGACCAGGGCTACGTCCTGGTCTCGGTCATGCTCCCGGACGGCTCCTCCCTGGACCGCACCGATGTCACGCTCCGCCAGGTGGAAGACCACCTGTTGAACGACCCTGCGGTTCAGAACACCGTCCTGCTCGGCGGCCTGGACTTCTTGAGCGGCGGCATCACCAGCACCAGCGGCAGCACCATGTTCGTCAAGCTCAAGCCCTTTGAGGAACGAAAAGGGCCGGGCATGAGCTCCCAGGAGGTAGCCCTGCGGACCATGATGCGCTTCGGGGCCGACCCAGTGGCCCGGGTGCTGGCCTTCAACCCCCCGGCCATCCAGGGCCTGGGCACCCAGGCCGGATTCCAGCTCGAACTGCAGTCTCGCGGAGGCGGGAGCGTGGAGGATCTGGTGGCCACTGCCCAGAAGTTCGTGGCCGACGCCAACGCCAACCCGGACCTGACGGGCGTACGCGGCACCCTGCGCGTGACCCAGCCCCAGCTCTATGTCGAACTCAACCGCGACAAGACCAAGATGATGGGTGTGCCCGTGTCCAGCGTCTTCGACGCCATGCAGGCGTACCTCAGCTCCCTGTATATCAACGACTTCAACAAGTACGGGCGGATATGGCGCGTCCAGCTCCAGGCCGAGTCCGAATTTCGCGACTCGCCCTCGGACATCGGGCGCATCTTTGTGCGCAACGCCGGGGGGGGCATGGTCCCGCTCTCGGGTGTCACCGAGGTCAGTTTCCGGGCCGGTCCCAACGCCGTATCGCACTTCAACGGGTTTCCGTCCGTGCAGATCACGGGGGTACCCGCGCCGGGCGTCAGCAGCGGCCAGGCCATGGACGAAATCGTCAAGCTCGGCGAGGAGACCCTCCCGGTGGGCTACGGCTTCGAGTGGAGCGGCGCCTCGTACCAGGAGGTCAAGACCGGCAGCCAGGCTCCCAAGGTGCTCGCCTTCGGCATCCTGGTGGTCTTCCTGGTGCTGGCGGCCCAGTACGAGATGTGGTCCCTGCCCATCGCGGTGCTCGGTGTGCTGCCCATCGCCATCCTGGGCGCCCTCATGGCCGTGTGGTCCCGAGGGCTCGTGCAGGACATCTACTTCCAGGTCGGGCTGCTGACCCTGGTGGGCCTGTCGGCCAAGAACGCCATCCTCATCGTGGAATTCTGCGTGGCCTCCTACCGTAGCGGCATGGGGCTGGTGGAATCGGCCGTCGAGGCGGCGCGGCTGCGCTTCCGGCCCATTGTCATGACCTCGCTGGCCTTCATCCTCGGCGTGGTCCCGCTGGCCATATCCAGCGGCGCAGGCTCTGCGGCGCGGCATTCCATCGGTACCGGCGTCATCGGCGGAATGGTGGCGGCCTCGGCCATCGCCATCTTCTTCGTGCCGCTCTTCTTCGTCATCATCCAGCGGTGCAGCGATTTCATGCGCAAAAAGTCGCCCCTGATCGTGCCTTCGCCGGACGGGTACGACGACGAAGACGTAAACGGAGAAACCCCGGAACCGACACCCGGCAGACACACCGCCGGATAA
- a CDS encoding ribonucleoside triphosphate reductase: protein MPSKILKRDGCIETWSTKRIGNAIFKALTSSGIKDPLLADRLAGKVEKKLMDVDIPEQEQVQDMVQQVLMEARLYKVAERYIVYREKRRELRSQNEAFLDIAGVTDSYLNNVDWRVNENSNMTHSYQGLILHMAGSVQARYMLEKYPEEVRMAHTHGYFHLHDLSFGLAGYCSGWSLRDLLLEGFNLRDRCSSTPAKHFDAACGQMVNFLGTLQNEWAGAQAFNNVDTYLAPFVRNDALSYHDVKQQIQKLLHNLNATSRWGGQSPFTNFTFDFVPPAHIAKEPVIIAGELRDSTYGEYAEEMAMINRAFLEVMLEGDADGRIFSFPIPTYNVTKDFPWDSEEGRLLLKMTAKYGAPYFQNFINSDLNPEDVRSMCCRLQMDLREIRKKTGGLFGAGDLTGSIGVVTLNLPKLAYLAHNEEDFMDLVAEYARLASESLEFKRKVVQKNLDAGMFPFSRRYLKNGFKGHFSTIGLIGGHEACMNLLGKGLDTPSGSQLMQRTLNLLRRLVVEFQEETGNLYNLEATPGEGTCYRLAKIDRDLYADIYTSGDETPYYTNSTLLPVGISSDVFFALEHQNELQTLYNGGTVFHAFLGEAAPDEESVKNFLLKAMSKTKIPYISVTPTFSVCEDHGYLYGEHFHCPTCDKEAEVYTRVVGYYRPVGRWNKGKQEEYKDRIEYSKETFCQPA from the coding sequence ATGCCAAGCAAAATCCTCAAACGCGACGGATGCATCGAAACCTGGTCCACCAAGCGGATCGGCAACGCCATCTTCAAGGCCCTGACCAGCAGCGGCATCAAGGATCCCCTGCTGGCCGACAGGCTGGCCGGAAAAGTCGAGAAAAAGCTGATGGACGTGGACATTCCCGAGCAGGAACAGGTTCAGGACATGGTCCAGCAGGTGCTCATGGAGGCCCGGCTGTACAAGGTGGCCGAGCGGTACATCGTCTATCGCGAGAAGCGGCGCGAACTGCGCTCCCAGAACGAGGCGTTCCTGGACATCGCCGGAGTGACTGACAGCTACCTGAACAACGTGGACTGGCGGGTCAACGAGAATTCCAACATGACCCACTCCTACCAGGGGCTGATCCTGCACATGGCCGGATCGGTTCAGGCCCGGTACATGCTGGAGAAGTATCCCGAGGAGGTCCGCATGGCCCACACCCACGGCTACTTCCATCTCCACGATCTGTCCTTCGGCCTGGCCGGATACTGCTCGGGCTGGTCCCTGCGCGATCTGCTGCTGGAGGGGTTCAACCTGCGCGACCGCTGCTCGTCCACCCCGGCCAAGCATTTCGATGCAGCCTGCGGCCAGATGGTCAACTTCCTGGGTACGTTGCAGAACGAGTGGGCCGGGGCGCAGGCCTTCAACAACGTGGACACCTATCTGGCCCCGTTCGTGCGCAACGACGCGTTGAGCTACCACGATGTCAAGCAGCAGATCCAGAAGCTGCTCCACAACCTGAACGCCACCTCCCGCTGGGGCGGCCAGTCGCCGTTCACCAACTTCACCTTTGATTTCGTGCCGCCCGCGCACATCGCCAAGGAGCCGGTCATCATCGCTGGCGAACTCAGGGACTCCACCTACGGCGAATATGCAGAGGAGATGGCCATGATCAACCGGGCTTTCCTGGAGGTCATGCTCGAAGGCGACGCGGACGGGCGCATTTTCTCCTTCCCCATCCCCACATACAACGTGACCAAGGACTTTCCCTGGGATTCCGAGGAGGGGAGGCTGCTGCTCAAGATGACCGCCAAATACGGCGCTCCCTACTTCCAGAACTTCATCAACTCGGACCTCAACCCCGAGGACGTGCGCTCCATGTGCTGCCGGTTGCAGATGGACCTGCGCGAGATCCGCAAGAAGACCGGCGGCCTGTTCGGCGCGGGCGACCTGACAGGGTCCATCGGCGTGGTCACTCTGAACCTGCCCAAGCTGGCCTACCTGGCCCATAATGAGGAGGATTTCATGGACCTGGTCGCCGAGTACGCCCGGCTGGCCTCGGAGTCCCTGGAGTTCAAGCGCAAGGTGGTCCAGAAGAACCTGGACGCGGGCATGTTCCCCTTTTCCCGGCGCTACCTCAAGAACGGCTTCAAGGGCCATTTTTCGACCATCGGGCTCATCGGCGGCCATGAGGCGTGCATGAACCTGCTCGGCAAGGGCTTGGACACCCCGTCCGGCTCGCAACTGATGCAGCGCACCCTGAACCTGCTGCGCCGTCTGGTGGTGGAGTTCCAGGAGGAGACCGGCAACCTGTACAACCTTGAGGCCACGCCCGGCGAGGGAACCTGCTACCGGCTGGCCAAGATTGATCGCGACCTGTACGCCGACATCTATACCTCGGGCGATGAAACCCCGTACTATACCAACTCCACACTGCTGCCCGTGGGTATCAGCTCGGATGTCTTCTTTGCCCTGGAGCACCAGAACGAGTTGCAGACCCTGTACAACGGCGGCACGGTCTTCCACGCATTTCTGGGCGAGGCTGCCCCGGACGAGGAGAGCGTGAAGAACTTCCTGCTCAAGGCCATGAGCAAGACCAAGATCCCGTATATCTCGGTCACGCCGACCTTCTCCGTCTGCGAGGACCATGGCTATCTCTACGGTGAGCACTTTCACTGCCCGACCTGCGACAAGGAGGCCGAGGTCTACACCCGGGTGGTGGGCTACTACCGCCCGGTGGGTCGCTGGAACAAGGGCAAGCAGGAAGAGTACAAGGATCGCATCGAATATTCCAAGGAAACCTTCTGCCAGCCCGCCTGA
- the ablB gene encoding putative beta-lysine N-acetyltransferase: MRHDSVTRLGNSLVQHGPANDRVYLMKLDRADLPGIVDAMRQLGRERGYTKLFAKVPSDAADHFARRGFVNEARVPGMRRGEGSACFMSRYLARRRAVPADPGRIADVLDVAERKSRKPVAAAPGPDVIRLGHDQAGVLAELYGAVFETYPFPITDPDYLREAMDSGVAFFGIPGEGGGLVAAASAEMDMHWKCAEMTDFATLPALRGQGAAGRLLIHMEEAVRFLGVCTAYTIARAVSYGMNTVFARGGYRYGGTLHNNTQIAGRLESMNVWHRRLAG; encoded by the coding sequence ATGCGGCATGATTCCGTCACCCGGCTTGGCAATTCCCTGGTGCAGCATGGCCCGGCCAATGACCGGGTCTACCTGATGAAGCTCGACCGCGCCGACCTGCCCGGCATTGTGGACGCCATGCGCCAACTGGGTCGCGAGCGGGGATACACCAAACTTTTTGCCAAGGTTCCATCCGATGCTGCCGACCATTTCGCCCGGCGCGGCTTCGTCAACGAGGCCCGTGTGCCGGGCATGCGCCGGGGCGAGGGCAGCGCCTGTTTCATGAGCCGCTACCTTGCCCGCCGTCGCGCCGTGCCCGCCGACCCCGGGCGCATCGCCGATGTCCTGGATGTGGCCGAGCGCAAGTCGCGCAAGCCCGTGGCCGCAGCGCCCGGACCGGATGTGATCCGCCTGGGCCATGACCAGGCAGGAGTCTTGGCCGAACTGTATGGTGCGGTCTTTGAGACCTATCCCTTTCCCATTACCGACCCGGACTATCTGCGCGAGGCCATGGACTCGGGCGTGGCCTTTTTCGGAATTCCGGGCGAGGGGGGCGGGCTGGTGGCCGCGGCCTCGGCCGAGATGGATATGCACTGGAAATGCGCGGAAATGACAGATTTCGCCACCCTGCCGGCTTTGCGCGGCCAGGGCGCGGCAGGGCGTCTGCTGATCCACATGGAAGAGGCGGTGCGCTTCCTGGGGGTGTGCACCGCCTATACCATCGCCCGGGCTGTCAGCTACGGGATGAACACGGTCTTTGCCCGGGGTGGGTATCGCTACGGCGGAACCCTGCACAACAACACCCAGATTGCCGGCCGGCTGGAAAGTATGAACGTCTGGCATCGGCGTCTGGCCGGGTGA